Proteins encoded by one window of Pseudanabaenaceae cyanobacterium SKYG29:
- the tuf gene encoding elongation factor Tu, which translates to MAREKFERSKPHVNIGTIGHVDHGKTTLTAAITMTLAAAGKAKPKKYDEIDAAPEERARGITINTAHVEYETEKRHYAHVDCPGHADYVKNMITGAAQMDGAILLVSAADGPEPQTREHILLARQVGVPRMVVFMNKADLMEGEEELIELVELEVRELLSSYGFDGDNVPIILGSAKKALDHMLENPNTQRGENPWVDKIWELMDAVDEYIPTPERDVDKPFLMAVEDVFSITGRGTVATGRIERGRVKLGDQVELVGIKETRSTTVTGIEMFKKTLDEGIAGDNAGLLLRGMQKDDVQRGMVLAKPGSITPHTEFEAQVYVLTEKEGGRKTPFFAGYRPQFYVRTTDVTGTIKSFTADDGSPAEMVMPGDRVKMTVELINPIAIEQEMRFAIREGGRTVGSGVVTKILK; encoded by the coding sequence ATGGCACGCGAAAAATTTGAACGGAGTAAGCCTCACGTTAACATTGGCACGATCGGTCACGTTGACCACGGCAAGACTACTCTGACTGCGGCTATTACCATGACTCTGGCAGCAGCAGGAAAGGCGAAGCCAAAGAAGTACGATGAAATTGATGCTGCTCCTGAAGAGAGAGCGCGGGGGATTACAATTAACACTGCCCACGTAGAGTATGAAACGGAGAAGCGGCACTACGCCCATGTTGATTGCCCTGGTCACGCTGACTATGTGAAAAACATGATTACGGGGGCAGCTCAGATGGACGGGGCAATTTTGCTAGTGTCAGCAGCGGATGGACCTGAACCCCAAACCAGAGAGCATATTCTCCTTGCGCGCCAGGTAGGTGTACCACGGATGGTGGTGTTCATGAACAAGGCAGACCTGATGGAGGGGGAAGAGGAGTTGATTGAGCTAGTGGAGCTAGAGGTGAGAGAACTACTTAGCTCCTATGGTTTTGATGGAGACAATGTGCCCATCATTCTTGGTTCTGCCAAAAAAGCCCTTGACCATATGCTGGAAAACCCTAACACTCAGCGGGGGGAAAATCCCTGGGTAGATAAGATTTGGGAACTAATGGATGCAGTGGATGAGTACATTCCTACGCCTGAACGGGATGTTGACAAACCTTTCTTGATGGCAGTAGAAGATGTATTCTCCATCACAGGTCGGGGTACAGTAGCCACGGGGCGGATTGAACGTGGTCGGGTTAAGCTGGGTGATCAGGTGGAACTGGTAGGGATTAAGGAAACGCGCAGCACCACAGTTACAGGAATTGAAATGTTTAAGAAGACCCTGGACGAAGGTATTGCTGGCGACAACGCTGGTCTACTACTGCGCGGTATGCAGAAGGACGATGTACAGCGAGGTATGGTGCTAGCAAAGCCTGGCTCAATTACGCCTCACACGGAATTTGAAGCACAGGTATACGTCCTGACGGAAAAAGAAGGCGGTCGCAAAACTCCTTTCTTTGCCGGCTATCGTCCCCAGTTTTATGTGCGCACTACCGATGTAACAGGAACAATTAAGTCCTTTACGGCAGATGATGGCAGTCCAGCAGAAATGGTGATGCCTGGTGACCGCGTGAAGATGACAGTAGAACTGATTAATCCTATTGCCATTGAGCAGGAGATGCGCTTTGCTATCCGTGAAGGCGGTCGTACAGTTGGTTCGGGAGTAGTGACTAAGATTCTTAAGTAG
- the ruvX gene encoding Holliday junction resolvase RuvX, translating to MERVAALGLDVGRKRIGVAGCDGLGLFAWGITTIERKSWAQDMAQLEQIARERQVDVLVVGLPYNMDGSLGYQGRQVQKFAERCSEYLKLPVEYVDERLTSYMAEQLLLEEGVSPREYKALVDRKAAAIILQQWLDQRRK from the coding sequence TTGGAAAGGGTAGCAGCTTTAGGGTTAGACGTAGGACGGAAACGCATTGGTGTAGCAGGCTGTGATGGCTTGGGTCTGTTCGCCTGGGGCATCACCACGATCGAGCGCAAGAGCTGGGCACAGGACATGGCACAACTAGAGCAGATCGCCAGGGAGCGCCAGGTGGATGTTCTGGTAGTAGGGTTGCCCTACAACATGGACGGTAGTTTGGGGTACCAGGGGCGGCAAGTACAAAAGTTCGCTGAGCGTTGTAGTGAGTATCTCAAACTACCTGTTGAGTATGTGGATGAGCGGCTGACTTCCTACATGGCAGAACAACTCCTGCTTGAGGAAGGTGTTTCCCCTAGAGAATACAAAGCCCTTGTCGATCGCAAAGCAGCGGCAATTATTTTGCAGCAGTGGCTCGATCAGCGGCGAAAATAG
- a CDS encoding DUF3727 domain-containing protein, whose translation MESEIVTLKDEQGRSLSCIVEKVLPVEDEKYLLLQPVDPCVYIFGWEGEGEESALKDLDDEEIDVIFPTAQAVLAELNLNLLRTAFSLTVEGDIPEPEEEDIYVLNEDEETYEELQQLASFFHEEQEYAIFVALEPMIFFAKYNDRQELEILGEEELENLQMHLEALMLDEAENA comes from the coding sequence ATGGAGTCGGAAATCGTTACTTTGAAAGATGAACAGGGAAGGTCACTGTCTTGTATTGTGGAGAAAGTTTTGCCTGTGGAAGATGAGAAATATCTCCTACTCCAACCCGTCGACCCCTGTGTGTATATTTTTGGCTGGGAAGGAGAAGGGGAGGAAAGTGCCCTCAAAGATTTAGATGACGAAGAGATAGACGTAATTTTTCCCACTGCCCAGGCGGTCTTGGCAGAATTAAATCTCAATTTGCTGCGCACCGCTTTTAGCTTGACAGTGGAGGGAGATATTCCCGAACCAGAGGAAGAAGACATTTATGTCCTCAATGAAGACGAAGAAACCTATGAAGAGCTACAACAACTAGCCAGTTTCTTCCATGAAGAGCAAGAATATGCCATTTTTGTTGCCCTAGAGCCGATGATTTTTTTTGCCAAATACAACGATAGGCAGGAGTTGGAAATCCTGGGAGAAGAGGAACTAGAAAATCTACAGATGCACCTAGAAGCTCTGATGCTTGATGAAGCGGAAAACGCTTAA
- the mltG gene encoding endolytic transglycosylase MltG — protein MKRKTLKPGLWLLCLLWGWLAGLLWRTGTAAPQGNRRVVRLHVPANTPTQALIQELRAQGLIRSPWAMRLWLRLTGQGIQAGTYDLASNQSLFQVAGQLQKGFVATNRVTIPEGWRIEEMAAHFARLGYFSSREFKQATQRATAQYFPDWLPPEVDTLEGFLFPDTYELPLQGVTASEVVKMMTDRFAAVALPLYREKNQTNLSLVQWVTLASIVEKEAVLDRERPTIAGVFWQRLQRGMKLEADPTVEYGLNIKQTPEAPLTLEQVRTPHPFNTYVNPGLPPHPIAAPGLASLQAALAPPQTDFLFFVARYDGSHIFSRTLEEHEQAVAKIAEQFPGQ, from the coding sequence ATGAAGCGGAAAACGCTTAAGCCGGGCTTATGGCTACTCTGTCTCCTGTGGGGATGGTTAGCAGGGTTACTGTGGCGGACAGGGACAGCTGCGCCCCAGGGCAACAGGCGTGTAGTGCGGCTCCATGTGCCCGCTAATACTCCCACCCAAGCACTGATTCAGGAATTGAGAGCCCAGGGGTTAATCCGATCGCCATGGGCAATGCGTCTATGGCTGCGGTTGACGGGGCAGGGCATTCAAGCAGGGACTTACGACTTGGCCAGCAATCAATCTCTTTTCCAAGTGGCAGGGCAATTGCAAAAGGGTTTTGTTGCCACTAATCGAGTCACTATTCCCGAGGGCTGGCGGATTGAGGAGATGGCAGCACACTTTGCCAGGTTGGGCTACTTCAGCAGCAGAGAGTTCAAACAGGCAACCCAGCGGGCTACTGCTCAATATTTTCCCGACTGGCTACCGCCCGAAGTGGATACCCTAGAGGGTTTTCTGTTCCCTGATACCTATGAATTGCCTTTGCAGGGGGTCACTGCCTCTGAGGTGGTGAAAATGATGACCGATCGGTTTGCTGCCGTTGCTTTACCCCTCTATCGGGAGAAAAATCAAACTAACCTTTCTTTAGTGCAGTGGGTAACTTTAGCCAGCATTGTGGAGAAAGAGGCTGTTTTGGACAGGGAACGCCCCACAATAGCAGGGGTATTTTGGCAGCGCTTACAGCGGGGCATGAAATTGGAAGCTGACCCCACGGTGGAGTACGGGTTAAACATTAAACAGACTCCTGAGGCACCCCTCACCCTGGAGCAGGTGCGTACCCCTCACCCCTTCAATACCTATGTCAACCCTGGCTTACCCCCCCACCCCATTGCTGCCCCTGGGTTAGCTAGTCTGCAGGCAGCCCTTGCCCCCCCCCAGACAGATTTTCTGTTTTTCGTCGCTCGCTACGATGGCAGCCACATATTTAGTCGTACACTGGAAGAACACGAACAAGCAGTGGCAAAGATAGCTGAACAGTTCCCTGGGCAATGA
- a CDS encoding YqeG family HAD IIIA-type phosphatase yields the protein MKVWQLLVPKLVVKQPIWLLDVNSLQQKGIKGMVLDVDNTLLGNREVEVSPAVRHWVKQVRQQMPLWLVSNNCWHKRIKTIADSLELPFYASAAKPSRRCVKKAIVAMGLEPAQVAMVGDRLLTDILVGNRLGMYTILIQPPAPVEGTSRLVREGEFWLARLFNANYPSCY from the coding sequence ATGAAAGTCTGGCAATTACTAGTCCCTAAACTAGTGGTGAAGCAGCCCATCTGGCTGCTGGATGTGAATTCATTGCAACAGAAGGGCATCAAGGGCATGGTGCTAGATGTGGACAATACGCTCCTGGGCAACAGGGAAGTGGAAGTTTCCCCAGCCGTGCGCCACTGGGTAAAACAGGTGCGCCAACAGATGCCCCTTTGGTTGGTCAGTAACAATTGTTGGCACAAGCGCATCAAAACCATCGCTGACTCGTTGGAACTACCTTTCTATGCCAGTGCTGCCAAGCCGTCCCGACGGTGTGTAAAAAAAGCGATCGTGGCAATGGGTCTGGAACCTGCACAGGTGGCAATGGTAGGTGATCGGCTGTTGACGGACATCTTAGTGGGGAATCGCCTTGGTATGTACACAATCTTGATTCAGCCCCCCGCCCCTGTAGAAGGGACATCCCGTCTAGTGCGAGAGGGGGAATTTTGGTTAGCCCGCCTATTTAACGCCAATTATCCCAGTTGTTATTGA
- a CDS encoding FAD-dependent oxidoreductase, translated as MAVCPLFAWGQRIDRELRCDILIVGGGLAGSGAAYEALLAGRTVCLTEITDWVGGQISAQGTAALDERPTQRELLFFDRGYRELRDRIVQRYGRQNPGGCWVSAACFLPKDGHEIILAMLQEAEQKGKGKLHLLLSSVVKDLEIKDRQIRSAIVITHTPAPGAFPLNTLPLSQLLPEAYSYENSPRFTKTITRVIPQFVIEATETGEIVALADVPYRLGIDARSVLEPSSSSAVPDPYCTQGFTYTFAMEATAQPQEIPLPDFYQRYAPYYSYELPNLASFPFVFTYRRIFTPTPERFERNFPFADFKRDDAIVVGDISMQNWTWGNDYRPGTSKDNLIYTRDQLQQLGQLKPGGWQGGLRVETLRQGELLARGYFHWLHSGTTDSQLGDGVKKPYPNIRYLEGFASPMNTAHGLSKYPYIRESRRIIGRPGWGHPQGFTVTELDISRRDYTDPYYRQVLTPAQYRSVMAILAGLESATVITGQVKPEQVKKRSRSTIFVDSVGIGHYAIDFHPCMEKYPVELPGNRERPGERRAQGSAYPFQIPLRAMIPQKIDNLIVAGKSIATSHIAAAAYRVHSFEWSSGAAAGTTADFALRKGILPYTLVDDLPRSEPLLEELQQILNSNGNPTRFPDTSIFNNNWDNWR; from the coding sequence GTGGCAGTTTGTCCGTTGTTTGCCTGGGGGCAGAGAATCGATCGGGAGTTGCGCTGCGATATTTTGATTGTAGGGGGTGGGTTAGCGGGGTCGGGGGCTGCCTATGAAGCGCTCCTTGCCGGTAGGACGGTTTGCCTAACGGAGATCACAGACTGGGTAGGGGGACAGATTTCCGCCCAGGGTACTGCAGCCCTAGATGAACGACCGACCCAAAGGGAGCTATTATTTTTCGATCGGGGTTATCGGGAACTACGGGATCGGATTGTGCAAAGGTATGGCAGACAGAATCCTGGCGGCTGCTGGGTAAGTGCTGCTTGCTTTTTGCCCAAGGATGGCCATGAAATTATTCTCGCTATGCTGCAAGAGGCAGAACAAAAGGGCAAGGGGAAACTTCATCTTCTCCTCTCCTCCGTAGTGAAGGACTTGGAAATTAAAGACAGACAAATCCGATCGGCAATTGTCATCACCCACACCCCTGCTCCAGGTGCTTTTCCCCTCAATACCCTGCCTCTGTCCCAACTGCTGCCGGAGGCTTACAGCTATGAGAACTCTCCGCGGTTCACTAAAACTATCACCCGTGTTATCCCCCAATTTGTCATTGAAGCGACGGAGACAGGCGAGATTGTTGCCCTAGCGGATGTCCCCTATAGGTTAGGTATTGATGCCCGATCGGTGTTAGAACCTTCCTCCTCTAGTGCTGTTCCTGACCCCTACTGCACGCAGGGGTTCACCTACACTTTTGCCATGGAAGCCACCGCCCAACCTCAAGAGATTCCCCTACCTGATTTTTACCAGCGCTATGCTCCCTACTACAGCTACGAACTGCCCAATCTGGCTAGCTTTCCCTTTGTCTTCACCTATCGGCGCATTTTCACCCCTACCCCAGAAAGATTTGAACGCAATTTCCCCTTTGCCGACTTCAAGCGCGATGATGCGATCGTGGTGGGGGATATTTCCATGCAAAACTGGACATGGGGCAACGACTACCGTCCGGGTACCAGCAAGGACAACCTCATTTACACCAGAGACCAACTGCAGCAACTGGGGCAACTAAAACCTGGGGGCTGGCAGGGGGGACTGCGGGTAGAAACTCTGAGGCAGGGGGAACTCCTGGCTAGGGGGTATTTTCACTGGTTGCATTCAGGCACAACGGATTCCCAGCTGGGAGATGGTGTGAAGAAGCCCTATCCCAACATCCGTTACCTAGAGGGGTTTGCCAGCCCCATGAATACAGCCCATGGTTTGTCTAAGTACCCCTACATCCGCGAAAGTCGACGCATCATTGGTCGTCCTGGTTGGGGGCATCCCCAGGGCTTCACTGTGACGGAACTAGACATCTCCCGCCGCGACTACACAGACCCCTACTATCGGCAAGTGCTGACTCCCGCACAGTACCGCAGTGTAATGGCGATCTTGGCAGGCTTAGAGAGTGCTACAGTCATTACAGGACAGGTCAAGCCTGAACAGGTGAAAAAACGGTCCCGTTCCACCATTTTTGTGGACTCAGTGGGAATTGGGCATTACGCCATTGACTTTCACCCCTGTATGGAAAAATACCCTGTGGAGCTGCCAGGCAATCGGGAACGCCCAGGGGAACGCCGTGCCCAAGGATCAGCCTATCCCTTCCAAATTCCCCTCCGTGCCATGATTCCCCAGAAAATTGACAACTTAATTGTAGCCGGCAAAAGTATAGCTACTAGTCACATTGCTGCTGCCGCCTATCGTGTGCACAGTTTTGAGTGGTCATCGGGGGCTGCCGCTGGTACTACCGCTGATTTTGCCCTACGCAAGGGTATCCTGCCCTACACGCTGGTAGATGACTTGCCCCGATCGGAACCCCTGCTGGAAGAACTACAACAAATTCTCAACAGTAATGGCAATCCCACTAGGTTTCCCGATACCTCAATTTTCAATAACAACTGGGATAATTGGCGTTAA
- a CDS encoding Hsp70 family protein translates to MLYAIDFGTSNTVVACNNTCLSLPGLSLPDAPLIPSLIYVETVERCYIGQEVKARGWEKHPHCFAGIKRGIGQKFGFLPQIEGREISFEWLGQRFLQRILEQLIDCSRLVFTVPIDSYETYGAWLASVANTDQVRILDEPTAAALGYGVPEEQSRLLVIDFGGGTLDIVLVERQPPDRDLGWGNILRWYHRKETKLKPSARIIAKVGQNLGGLDIDRWIVQHFPDLPCTNETLQLAEQLKITLSQQESAAVPWQDRELELDRAGLQQILTEKHFFQRLEQAVGKIPLEKIDRVLLVGGTSLLPAVQAWVKQKFSAEKVECDRPLEAIALGALKAGEWELEDRLYHDYGIRYWDKRLKQHSWHPIIKKGQTYPLTYELILGASSPDQTGIELIIGELGEATTEIIFERGQLINRLLDQPYFRAVPLNESQPQIAQLDPPGQPGIDRVKLTFYVDNQRNLRLTVVDLQTGKTLLAEQPLVKLL, encoded by the coding sequence ATGCTCTACGCCATCGATTTTGGTACCAGCAACACCGTCGTTGCCTGCAACAATACTTGTCTATCTTTACCAGGTCTATCCCTTCCTGATGCCCCTCTGATTCCCAGTTTGATTTATGTAGAAACGGTCGAGCGTTGTTACATCGGTCAGGAAGTAAAGGCAAGGGGTTGGGAGAAGCATCCCCACTGTTTTGCTGGCATTAAGCGGGGGATTGGACAGAAGTTTGGTTTTTTACCCCAGATTGAGGGACGGGAAATTAGCTTTGAGTGGTTGGGACAGCGCTTTTTACAACGGATTTTAGAACAGTTGATCGATTGTTCCCGGTTAGTCTTCACCGTCCCGATCGATAGTTATGAAACCTATGGGGCTTGGCTGGCGAGTGTAGCAAATACTGACCAGGTGCGGATTTTAGATGAGCCGACAGCAGCAGCTCTGGGTTATGGTGTGCCGGAGGAGCAGTCCCGTCTGTTAGTGATAGATTTTGGTGGTGGCACCTTGGATATAGTTTTGGTAGAAAGGCAACCCCCCGATCGGGATTTAGGCTGGGGAAATATTCTCCGTTGGTATCACAGAAAAGAGACCAAACTCAAGCCCAGTGCCAGAATAATAGCCAAAGTAGGACAGAATTTGGGGGGGCTAGACATCGATCGGTGGATTGTGCAACATTTTCCCGACCTGCCCTGCACCAATGAGACCCTACAGCTAGCAGAACAGTTAAAAATTACTCTCTCCCAGCAGGAGAGTGCTGCCGTTCCCTGGCAAGATAGAGAATTAGAACTCGATCGTGCTGGTTTGCAACAGATACTCACAGAAAAGCACTTTTTCCAGCGGTTAGAACAGGCAGTGGGCAAAATCCCCCTAGAGAAAATCGATCGGGTTTTATTAGTGGGGGGCACATCTCTACTGCCAGCAGTGCAGGCATGGGTCAAGCAGAAATTTTCAGCTGAGAAAGTAGAATGCGACAGACCGTTAGAAGCGATTGCTTTAGGGGCACTCAAAGCAGGGGAATGGGAACTGGAAGACCGGCTGTACCATGACTACGGCATACGGTATTGGGACAAGCGATTAAAACAGCACAGTTGGCATCCCATCATCAAGAAAGGACAGACCTATCCCCTCACCTACGAACTGATTTTGGGTGCCTCTAGTCCCGATCAAACTGGCATAGAACTAATCATTGGCGAACTGGGGGAAGCCACGACGGAAATTATTTTTGAACGGGGACAACTGATTAACCGCCTGTTAGACCAACCCTATTTTCGGGCTGTGCCTCTCAACGAAAGCCAACCGCAAATTGCCCAACTTGATCCCCCAGGCCAGCCAGGTATCGATCGGGTCAAATTGACATTCTATGTGGACAATCAGAGAAACCTCCGTTTAACAGTGGTGGACTTACAGACAGGTAAAACACTCCTGGCAGAGCAGCCCCTCGTCAAACTGCTTTGA
- the nadC gene encoding carboxylating nicotinate-nucleotide diphosphorylase: MLPPPPLLDRLILEWLAEDIGFADRTTQALKFPEAVHVAKWLLKGEGVVCGLGIAQRVFQLLDPNSRFIIACQEGQWLEQGKILCTIEGKTAALLMGERVALNCVMRLSGISTTTYLLAQEIRDFSAQLVDTRKTTPGLRALEKYAVLVGGGKNHRSRLDEAVIIKDNHIRAVGSITQAVYQVRQKLPITTVIEVETETLDQVEEALALEVDIIMLDNMNLASMRTAVEMIRRAAPHTKIEVSGNITLDNIRSVAELGVDYISTSAMMSRSHWLDISMKFL; encoded by the coding sequence ATGCTACCCCCCCCACCATTACTCGATCGTTTAATTTTGGAATGGCTGGCAGAGGACATAGGCTTTGCCGATCGCACGACTCAGGCGCTGAAGTTCCCTGAGGCAGTGCATGTCGCCAAGTGGCTACTTAAAGGGGAAGGGGTAGTCTGTGGTTTAGGGATTGCCCAGCGGGTGTTTCAACTCCTTGACCCCAATTCTCGCTTTATTATTGCCTGTCAGGAAGGGCAGTGGTTAGAACAGGGGAAAATTTTATGCACAATTGAAGGCAAAACCGCTGCTTTGTTGATGGGGGAGAGGGTAGCTCTCAATTGCGTCATGCGTCTGTCAGGGATTAGCACTACTACTTATTTGTTGGCACAGGAGATTAGAGATTTTTCCGCGCAACTAGTAGATACCCGCAAAACGACCCCTGGTCTACGGGCATTGGAGAAATACGCCGTTTTAGTGGGAGGTGGCAAAAACCATCGCAGTCGTCTGGATGAAGCTGTAATTATCAAAGACAACCACATTCGGGCTGTTGGTTCTATTACCCAGGCGGTCTATCAGGTGCGGCAAAAGCTACCAATTACGACGGTGATTGAAGTGGAAACGGAAACCCTTGACCAGGTGGAAGAAGCCCTCGCCCTGGAAGTAGACATTATCATGCTGGACAATATGAATCTCGCCAGTATGCGGACAGCAGTGGAGATGATTCGCCGTGCTGCTCCCCACACTAAAATTGAAGTGTCGGGTAATATCACCCTAGACAACATCCGATCGGTGGCAGAACTGGGTGTAGACTATATTTCCACCAGTGCCATGATGAGTCGTTCCCATTGGTTGGATATTAGTATGAAGTTTTTGTAG
- the plsY gene encoding glycerol-3-phosphate 1-O-acyltransferase PlsY — protein MEYTSGLICLVVAYLLGSIPTGYLVGKVKGIDIREHGSGSTGATNVWRVIGKKEGVFVWLVDSLKGYGAVWLALHWGQLFPNYPLHSWWVVGSALMVVLGHSRSVWLGFQGGKSVASGLGVLFALNPKVALVAFGVWGVSLLIWRTVSISSILAAFATPVLFYFLDGRLPYLLLTTVAGLFVIWRHSSNIQRILAGTEPQIWGKVSTGTGE, from the coding sequence ATGGAATATACCAGTGGTCTGATCTGCTTAGTGGTTGCCTATTTGTTAGGCTCAATTCCGACAGGCTATCTAGTAGGAAAAGTCAAGGGGATTGATATTCGCGAACACGGTTCTGGTTCGACAGGGGCAACCAATGTCTGGCGAGTGATTGGCAAAAAAGAAGGGGTATTTGTTTGGCTAGTTGATTCCCTCAAGGGCTATGGTGCCGTATGGCTGGCTCTGCACTGGGGTCAGCTTTTTCCTAACTACCCTTTGCATTCTTGGTGGGTGGTGGGCAGTGCTCTAATGGTGGTGCTGGGGCATAGCCGATCGGTGTGGTTGGGTTTCCAGGGAGGCAAGTCGGTAGCCAGTGGCTTGGGAGTCCTGTTTGCCTTAAATCCAAAGGTAGCCCTTGTTGCCTTTGGGGTATGGGGTGTGAGTTTGTTGATTTGGCGGACGGTCTCTATCAGTTCCATCTTGGCAGCCTTTGCCACCCCTGTTCTGTTTTATTTCCTTGATGGTCGTTTGCCCTACTTGCTGTTAACAACGGTAGCAGGTTTGTTTGTCATCTGGCGGCACAGTAGCAACATCCAACGCATCCTCGCGGGCACGGAACCCCAGATTTGGGGTAAAGTATCAACAGGGACAGGCGAATAA
- a CDS encoding DUF3086 domain-containing protein: protein MSQDVPLGENPELEELQRTIANLRGEIAHLQTQKAQLLEDLPRVLQDSLGVYEQRKQELQDQITVLQRKLERIQQEMKTTYAGVSQDIAVRVQGFRDYLVGSLQDLVTSVEKLPLLPAPAPTVVETPAPKPPETPPLTEEVFADYKEKITQLLDRYRTMPDYYGPAWKLRRTFEKVHSDRVADWFFKLAGRGAVPSLGTRLQNVLVASAATSVLRVLYGNKVKLLILATSPERLGEWRRGLQDCLGINRDAFGPDRGVTLFEDAEPLVDKGEKMLKENLMPFVIVDESEEFIAVEMLKFPLLMCFARDRNAKPAFRDFDF, encoded by the coding sequence ATGAGTCAAGATGTTCCCTTAGGGGAAAACCCTGAACTGGAAGAACTGCAAAGAACGATTGCCAACCTGAGAGGGGAAATTGCCCATTTGCAGACCCAAAAAGCTCAGCTCCTAGAGGATTTGCCTAGGGTGTTACAGGATAGCCTGGGTGTCTACGAACAGCGTAAGCAGGAACTGCAAGACCAAATTACTGTGCTGCAGCGCAAGTTAGAGCGTATCCAACAGGAGATGAAAACTACCTATGCAGGCGTGTCCCAGGATATTGCTGTGCGGGTGCAAGGATTTCGGGACTATTTAGTGGGTAGCTTGCAAGATTTAGTCACTAGTGTAGAAAAGTTGCCCCTCCTACCAGCCCCTGCCCCCACTGTGGTGGAAACCCCTGCACCCAAACCACCCGAAACACCACCCCTTACGGAAGAGGTCTTTGCCGACTATAAAGAAAAGATTACCCAACTCCTCGATCGTTACCGCACCATGCCTGATTACTATGGTCCTGCCTGGAAATTGCGCCGCACCTTTGAAAAAGTCCATAGCGATCGGGTAGCGGATTGGTTCTTTAAGCTAGCAGGGCGGGGAGCGGTGCCCTCCCTGGGGACGCGGTTACAAAATGTGCTAGTGGCATCAGCAGCAACTTCGGTGTTACGGGTACTCTATGGCAATAAGGTCAAGTTGTTGATTCTAGCTACATCACCAGAGCGATTGGGGGAATGGCGACGGGGTCTACAGGATTGCTTGGGGATTAACCGTGATGCCTTTGGTCCCGATCGGGGTGTAACTCTGTTTGAAGATGCTGAACCCCTGGTAGATAAAGGGGAGAAGATGCTCAAGGAAAACCTCATGCCCTTCGTGATTGTGGACGAGTCGGAGGAATTTATTGCGGTGGAGATGTTGAAATTTCCCCTGCTGATGTGCTTTGCTAGAGATAGAAATGCCAAGCCTGCCTTCCGCGATTTTGACTTTTAG
- a CDS encoding response regulator: protein MGKHKVLIVEDERLVARDIALALEEANYEIVGILSYGNEVIEKVPQLKPDLVLLDIKIAGPIDGIQVAEYLYRYWQTAVVFLTANSDQETIERAKKASPYGFLIKPFQDRQLLTAVEFAIENHQRHQERLEHLRRNITTALPHELNTALNSILGLSEIIITEFTNLERTEILEFVTDIRNSAQRLHFFTQRYLFFTQLELLLSRPDRLQILTKMEPTLHPAAQIELVVQELNREQQREFSLELFDQQLSIPLEFFTKLIKELIDNALRYSIPHTPIAIVTALENSYYRLLVRNEAAKFELDSIADSGAYVLSSSVFHDYHGSGLGLAIVHRILRLVEGIINFNFTPPHVEAIVQLPAIPNALQLD, encoded by the coding sequence ATGGGCAAGCATAAAGTCCTGATAGTAGAGGATGAACGCCTAGTAGCGCGGGATATTGCCCTTGCCTTAGAGGAAGCCAACTACGAGATAGTGGGGATTTTGAGTTACGGCAATGAGGTCATAGAAAAAGTACCCCAATTAAAACCCGACCTTGTGCTCCTGGATATTAAAATTGCAGGACCGATCGATGGCATCCAAGTTGCGGAATATTTGTACAGATATTGGCAAACAGCAGTAGTATTTTTAACTGCTAACTCTGACCAGGAGACGATTGAGCGTGCTAAGAAGGCTTCCCCCTACGGATTTTTAATTAAGCCCTTTCAAGACCGCCAACTACTAACTGCTGTTGAGTTTGCCATTGAAAACCATCAGCGGCATCAGGAGCGCTTAGAACACCTACGGCGCAATATCACTACGGCTCTGCCCCATGAACTGAACACTGCCTTAAATAGTATTCTGGGACTATCAGAAATCATCATCACTGAGTTTACTAACCTGGAACGAACAGAGATTTTGGAATTTGTTACTGATATTAGAAATTCTGCCCAACGACTGCACTTCTTCACCCAGCGCTATCTATTCTTTACCCAACTAGAGCTACTATTGTCTCGCCCCGATCGGTTACAAATTTTAACCAAAATGGAGCCGACCTTACATCCTGCTGCCCAAATTGAGCTGGTTGTGCAAGAGTTAAATCGGGAACAGCAGCGGGAATTTAGTCTGGAATTGTTCGATCAACAGTTGAGCATACCCTTGGAATTTTTTACCAAGTTAATCAAGGAACTGATCGATAATGCCCTACGCTACAGTATCCCCCATACACCTATCGCTATTGTTACCGCCTTGGAAAATAGTTACTATCGTCTGTTGGTTAGGAATGAGGCAGCTAAATTTGAGTTAGATAGCATTGCCGATAGTGGTGCCTACGTTCTCTCCAGTTCTGTATTCCATGACTACCATGGCTCTGGTTTAGGTCTCGCCATTGTGCATAGAATTTTGCGTCTAGTGGAAGGTATTATTAATTTCAACTTTACTCCCCCCCACGTAGAAGCTATAGTTCAGTTGCCTGCTATTCCCAATGCCCTACAGTTGGATTGA